A stretch of DNA from Strigops habroptila isolate Jane chromosome 1, bStrHab1.2.pri, whole genome shotgun sequence:
CTCCCAGTAACTAAAAGGTAAATTGAAGGACAGAACTATGAGCAGTGAACAACGTTATGATTATTTTACTTCCaccaaaaatcaaaacctgCTTTCGTGCAGGCTTACTTTATACAGCCTGTCATTCCCTTTTGAGAAGTGATGGGAGAAATGCTTGACACACTAACtctaaaagcaaaagctttttcaaatatGGAGTTCATTCCAAGCTTGATGAAGGTATATTAATATGTGTTATGACAGGAGCTGTGTCAAACTCGATggtaaaatgaataaaatcagGATTATGCTCATATTTTAAGTCACAGGACTGCTCTGAAAATGTATGTCCTGCTAAAACAGTGCactgcagcaagaggaaaaaggcaCTGAAGTTGTGAGAAGACATTGTCACTTCTTCGGCTTTTACTGGTGATCTGGAATTTGCTAAAACGTATTCTAATGAATTTTTCTGAAGTGGGCGAATGGTGTTACAGAGTGCTTTGCTTTGAATGGGAATGATGTGGGGCAGGGactaaaaggaaagaagtaaaTATTCCTGGATTTTCTTTGCTGCATGGTGCCCTGTGACAGCCGGTGGGCTGATTCTGCAGAGGCACTCACTTTCCCCGCAGAAATAACGTCAACATGATTTCTTTGGAATGCAAGAGCAGTGATATTCACAACACTCTcttctgcatttccatttctgtggGATTTTAATGAAGATGCAAAATACCAAATTTGGAAGTCATTTTTAAGTGACGTTCAAGCCAGATCCCTCCTACTTTGAATTATGAACTGAAACTGAACCAAAGAGTAAAATATAACTTCTAACAAAAATATCAGAATGGTTTATGTCCTTTGGTTTGCACATAGTTGAAAGTGTCTTGTACTCTggcatggttttttttctcttagaagGGTATCTGTTTGAGCAGAAGTGGCACCTAAGGCTTTCTGTTTGTTAATCTTATAAAGTTAGGGTTTTtaatatatgcatgtatatacatTCACTCATACATATAGACAGTCATATGCATACAGGTAATATTCATGTTATGTTCTTGAAAAATTCTTCTAGATTACCTCTCTCTCCCATTCATCTTCCCAtagcaaaggcaaaaatatttcacttccagaccctggttttttttctgttttattttgggttttttttctttctggaactGCCCAAGTTCATCCacaaattcaattaaaaaacataaCATGTAAAAATACTCCAGTATGCAATGACCCAAACACTTGTATGTTCTATTTGTCTACTTAGCACAAGTGAAGAGTGAAGTGTGAATGTGACTTCAAAATACAACTTTCGGTGTATATTAGACCATTAGATGTTGAAACCCCTTTGGTAGAGCAGAAGGCATTAATGCCTGTTGTCACCAATGCATAAGAAAAGGAACTGCAGGCTCATCTATtctgaaaacaagcattttatGAAATGACTAAAAAATTTAACCATCTTTGTGTATGGCAGTCATTGCACTTAAATTGTTTAACCTGTCGTAAGGAAGAGTCTGTTTCAGCATTTCACTGAGAGATGGAACCTTCTGTGGGAGATTGTTTCCAGCATTATTTTTTACTGATAAGACTGTTTATCTGGATAAGCTTGTAACTCTGaggatgttaaaaaaaaatcatcatttaaagtgaaaagaaatataaattatataaatattaaaaaacaacaagTTCATAATATATTCCTCCTCTTATTTATTGATTTTCCCCCCCACCCTGCCTTCAAGATGGAATGGATTTacttttggggggggtgtttctTGGAAAATTCACTTAGAATGtttcagtgttcatttttgctccttttcactactttttttcagcttatttGCTCTTAACCCTGGGGAGAGCACATTCAAAATCAATTTAAGTGTGTTTGGAATGATGACGAAATCCCACAGTATTTCCTCAGGAGTTAGTAAGTTTATCTTGGCCCTTAGCAGTCACAAGTGGTTTTTTTCGCTGGTCATTTCTCTTCAGACCctcaaaagacacaaaaaagaaatatgcattCTTAAACCATTGAGCTATACACCAATGTCTTGTTACTACATCAAATCCACGTATGTGGCTGCCACATGGCAGTGggttattttgacttttttgtgTCAcaaaagttttttgtttgccaTGTAGCTTTGCATACCCGACACACAGCCCAGAGTGAGCTGTATCAGGTGCTTATTTGGAACCCCAatcccctcacacacacacacacatctccccctcaaaaagtatttcagtgtcAGAAAACTGGAGATGCATCCTTTGGGAAGCCAGAAGAATATGGTAGAGggatgaaataaataatagcaAAGATATATTTTAGACAAATAATATGAAAGTCAACAttgcagaaaaggaaactttAGGCAGGCATGTGTTCCTGTGCCTGAGTGAAGTGACCTTGTGTGTGGCCTCTCTATTATCTTTTTGATTAGAGAGGAGTGTCTCAGTAGTCCACATTATATTGCTGATGtatatcttaattttctttctgaaaagatctggaaaataacaaaataatctAGTGAAAACCTTAAAACATTATTGTTTTGGAAATCTATAtgcacttagaatcatagaatcatagaatcgtaagggttggaaaggaccttaagatcatctagttccaacccccatgccatgggcagggacaccttgccctaaaccatgtggctcaaggccACTTGGTTTTCCCTAATGTTGatattaaaattgaaaatgctATGGATAGTGTACATCCTATGTTATTGAcatttttgattctttttcatacatttgagttttgttttgttttgttctttttttcatatacatGTGGAGAAACCTTGCAACTTTTTACGTAAGATACATATGATTCACGTAAATTCCTCCTATCctgtgctgtgaaaaaaaaatgtgcattgcATAAAAACTGATccagaaaatggattttaaacgCATATATATACTTGAAGATTGTCATTAAGGCTTCAGAAAATATGCAAACATATGCACTTCGTTGAAGGAATATAACATCAACATCTTTAGTAAAATATTAGTTGGACTTTGTTTTTACTGCTTGGCTCACTTTGACTTGAAAAAAGCTATTAGTAACATGTCTGATTTGCCTAATTGCctcaaaacctaaaaataagaTTAGAATACAAAAGCCGCCTTTTCATTATTGATGTTTGCTTaattattccattaaaaaaaatattataaaatagtTTCCATATCTACAAGAATAAACCTTCATGGTTCCTTAAATCCCCAGGCATATATCTGTTCAATCCTCTCACTGGTTGCTTCATATAAGAAGGTGTGTGGGAGCAAGTTTCACTATGAAACTACTTTATTATGCCATGTAGTAATATACATTCCAAGTCATTTATTTATAAtcactttttcaaaataaattttttttctacactACATTAAAGAGCACTCTCTCCATATTTTTCTTGCACAGTACATTTCAACCACTAATCCAATATAAGAAGATGCATTCAAAAAATTAAGTCTTGCACAATATGCAGTTTCATTTGTTCAGAAAGATTGGACAGTGCCTTATTATTAACAAAATACATGAGTAAGTagtgtttttataaatatttatttaataaaaatacaaaaatataaatatacacatataaaaatatcatgATGAATCAACACACAGACATTCTTTAACTCAATAAATATGGCagtaatattaatttttttttaagtatatttttgaGAATATGTTACGATGCAGGTGCACAATGTTCCAGCTAGTAGGAAAGGTAATGCAaagcaatcaaaaaaaaaaaaaaaagtttccatctCATTATTAAAGGcacaaaaagccttttattgTCTTTTCATTGTCAATAAAAACCTTTCATCAGAGGCTCCTAGGCAAAGAGGATGAAttatagattttttaaaatctaaatcaTTCATATTCATTCACGTTGACTTACTGATTAAGCAAACCCTTACTAAGACAACAcctatttttttgtaaattttttatTCCCAAGTGAGAGTAGGCCACTTTATCTAGTAACATAGACATGAATTTCACTAACACTGACCAGGTCATGGATTACTTTTTCAGTCTTGATCACTGTCCTCTCCACCATACATATCTGCTAGTTTTTTAAATCGAGGGCCCCAGTCACTAAGGTAATCATAGTCTTGGTTGCCCTCCGTAGTAAGAGATTCCAGGGAGCTGAGTGAATTTGCTATGGAATCATTTCCTTCGTAGGCATATGTTGCTAGTGAATCATAAGGAGGGGCAGCTGGGTCtaaatcattttcttttaaccttCTGTGAATAAAATCTTGGACATCAATGTTTTCCCAAAGAGGTGCAGTCCGTCTTATCTGAAATATAGTTTCTGGGATAACATCTCTTCTCATCTTACTTTCTTCTCTCGCTTCTGGATTTCTCAGTGTGCCAATGTCAAAAGCCTGGGTGTCTTCTTCCCCACCTCCTTCATCGTTGTAGGTCACAATGTTGTCCCGAACATCATCCTTTGAGACGATCAAGggttctttcttcctctgtctcttgAGAGCCGTAAACAAGACCActaatactgaaagaaaacaaaagatgatTGAAGAAATTAGAAGTTAGAAATTGAACAAatgagcaaaatattttgcaataacTGTTGAACTGGAAAAGTTTTAAGGCTGGGATGGGATTTTTACTGGGAAAAATAGGCATAAAAGCTACCTCCAGGTTGAAGttaataaggaaaaatattaatgattttaTAGCAGTCAAAAacttatgcttttttaaaactatgggagcaattattaaaatatctatttaaaataaatatacaattAAGATGAAGTTGAAAAGCAGATGATGTCTTAAAATATATCATCCTACTAGGGTTTGGCTTTGATTTTAGTTTTGTGAAGTACCACCTTCCTGAGAGTCAGTAAGGGTGATTTCATCAAGTGTAGTTGAATCTCCTTGTCAAAAGCAATTCATGTTTTTGAAAGCTAGTAATTTAGGTATTCCTAAGTGTCCAATTCACTTTTGAAAATAGGATCTACTGGTCTTTCTGAAATATAAGAACCTGAAGACCTTCAGCTATCAATATTATTGACAAAACTATTTTTGGCTTCAGCAACTGCAAGAATTGAAATCCAGCCGTTGATactaaagatttcttttttaaaacatgattcTCCCTAGTTTAAGAAATGTTAGTTGAATAATTCTTCCTTTTGGAGAGGTAAGGATTGACACAGAAGTGAACTTCTACAGAGGGAgatgaaatactgaagtttAGGTTTGTAAATACATGTTGGTGCCTAAATGCTATTGATTTCAGTAGGAATTCAATGCTTAAATGCGTTGAAAAATCTGTCCCTAACCCCAGTAGCTGGGGTAATAGGAGAGGCCAACAAGATCCTCTGCAAATGAGGCATAACAGTGGTTGCCAAATCACACAttacagcagtgctgagcacttTTGGTGAGTCTTAGGAGGCAAAGTTTTTATTCTGATTGATGTGAGTACTGGCAAATAAAAGGGAAGATTGGACATGCTGTGGGTAGGGAGAGGGTATCTGAGATCTTCCACATGCCATGGCACAATCCTGTGAATGTAAAAGCTCATCTGTTTTGCTTGCAGGTTTTGTATCTGTACAGGAGCCATTCTTTTCAAGTTTTCCTGATGCTAGACAAATAATAGATGCTAGACAAATAATGATGCTAGACAAACACTTACATATGTTGCTTCATATATAACAGTAGGCTAGATCACTGAAAGATGAAGTATCTTTCACAGCCAGATACTTAAATATGTCTCTCCTACTTCAGGCATGTTGACACTAGTCTACTATCGTAACATACTATATCTTGTTGAACAATTAAATAAGGTGCGAAGAATCACACCAGCTGTAGACTAATGATTTTGTTTAGATGCTCTTCAGTCTTATGCTACTCTGGCTTCAGCTGTATCTGTAGGACTAAGTAGGGTCTCTGACCCTGGTTCAAAGAGACACAAAGTGGTCACACTTGTTTTGCACAGGGCACGGCACTGGTCCCTGAGACTGTTCTCAGTCTCAAGTGCTATCATGGTCCTAAAGCacactttgatttttgttttcagttcaatGTTTCTGTGCTAAACCATTGCAGCCCATCAGAGTGATGTCTTCACAGTGAGTGAGTAAGGCTATGTGTTTCACGGTACACATTTCATGGTCTATGTTGAGATATGAAAGATGGCTCTGAGGACGAGGAGCCTGCTGACATGGTGTTAAGAACTATGCAAGATGTAGAGCCAGATCTGGCAGAGTTTGAAACATAATTGCCTGATGGAAATGGTGCCCTTCAAGTTCTGTTGTTCAGACTATGCCTGGGCAACGTCCAGTATGGACAATCAGTTTGTCAGAGAGAAGTAGCCTTCCTTCCCTATGCCCAGCAATACAGGTATAGCTCTTACATATTGCCTTCCTCCTACTAGCCTCTGTAGTCCTCTGAATATTTACTAGAGGTAGCTTGAATCCAGtctaaaagctgaaaaaaagtgaTCGCCTTAGAATTATGTGAACTGATATGTGTAATCTTGTCAGTGCCCCTGTGGCAATCTGTGTTTGCTAGGATAGGTGGAAGGTTTTCCACAGGTTTTGACTGGAATGTAGAAATGATGGAACTTTTAAGGAGGCACTTCTCGTGTAAGCAAAACATGCAAGTTGCAAGTTTTATGTTCTTACACCAGGTTATGAGCTAGCATTTATTCCAATTTCTTTATATATCACCTCCTCTCTCCAAGCATACATCTAACTTCTGTGCTCACACTTTGTTTAATCAGCTGCTCTCGCTACCACTTGCAAGCAATTGAAGATTTCTCTTCTATGcctttgaaatatttcctgagtataaaaattacaaataattaaTGATTAAATAGCTAGTATAATTGATAATATTTTAATCACTGAGAAACTTGTCACTCAGCTTcagaaatttgattttaaagtcCTGTATCTAAATTAAGATCTGTTTATAACATAAAACATTACTCAAATATGCATACTCTAAAACTGACCCTagattttcaaatttatttcatctAAATAACATTAatagtttcattatttttgcaCATTCTTCTGAATAGTAATAATGACAACCAGTCCATAGTAGCTccctctcccctcttccagctTCTTTTCCATCTTAAGAAGCAGCCGAAAAAATGCACATCCGATATGAAATATTGTTCTGCGGGGCCATGTGAACAAGAAGTTAAAGAATATTAGGGGCATAGAAATGACCAGACCTTTGCCTAGTCAATTAAACATCTTGTCACAATATTTACCTAGCAGGATAATGATGCAGAGGAGAATGGCAACCAGTGCCCCTGTGCTGAGTCCAGCAGGGAGGAGCAAGGCCTCAGTGTTG
This window harbors:
- the CDH9 gene encoding cadherin-9 isoform X2, coding for MSTYLLPIIIFDNDYPIQSSTSTLTIRVCACDSWGNMQSCNTEALLLPAGLSTGALVAILLCIIILLVLVVLFTALKRQRKKEPLIVSKDDVRDNIVTYNDEGGGEEDTQAFDIGTLRNPEAREESKMRRDVIPETIFQIRRTAPLWENIDVQDFIHRRLKENDLDPAAPPYDSLATYAYEGNDSIANSLSSLESLTTEGNQDYDYLSDWGPRFKKLADMYGGEDSDQD